The Enterobacter kobei genome has a segment encoding these proteins:
- a CDS encoding LysR family transcriptional regulator translates to MTTLNLGYLATFRLVIQRGSFSAAADLMGISQPAVSMQVRQLEQFLQTRLVERTGRGIKATAAGEALLAHGERIQQVVDETLQSVGAFRHDVSGTITLGTGATACIHLLPPLLEQLRRDYPLLRVGVTTGNTLDIVRAIEENRLDMGLVTLPVSGKALDVMPVMDEEFVFIASQAQQDAFRHLTPEVLHAQSLIAFESGSSTRTLIDGWFAASGLTIAPVMQLGSIEAIKRMVRVGLGYSIVPGMAVAHEADREGLCVMSLTPMLQRQLAIVMRQDKILSKGIAGIIRLVQNHPAG, encoded by the coding sequence ATGACGACGCTTAATCTGGGCTATCTCGCGACGTTCCGGCTGGTGATCCAGCGCGGCAGTTTTTCCGCTGCGGCGGATCTGATGGGCATTTCCCAGCCCGCTGTCAGCATGCAGGTACGTCAGCTGGAGCAGTTTTTGCAAACGCGCCTGGTGGAACGTACCGGGCGAGGCATTAAGGCGACGGCCGCCGGAGAGGCCCTGCTGGCCCACGGGGAACGCATTCAGCAGGTGGTGGATGAAACCCTCCAGTCCGTGGGTGCGTTCAGACACGATGTTAGCGGGACCATTACGCTTGGCACGGGGGCGACGGCCTGTATCCATCTTTTGCCGCCGTTACTGGAGCAACTGCGCCGCGACTATCCGCTCCTGCGGGTGGGCGTAACCACGGGCAACACGCTCGACATCGTCCGGGCTATCGAAGAGAACCGTCTCGATATGGGGCTGGTGACGCTGCCGGTCAGCGGTAAAGCGCTGGACGTCATGCCGGTGATGGACGAGGAGTTTGTCTTTATTGCTTCGCAGGCGCAGCAGGACGCTTTCAGGCACTTAACCCCGGAGGTGCTCCATGCTCAGTCGCTGATCGCCTTTGAGTCAGGCAGCAGTACCCGGACGCTCATTGATGGCTGGTTTGCTGCCAGCGGATTAACGATCGCACCAGTGATGCAGCTTGGCAGCATTGAGGCGATTAAGCGTATGGTTCGCGTGGGGCTGGGCTACAGTATCGTTCCAGGAATGGCGGTAGCGCATGAGGCTGACCGTGAAGGGCTGTGCGTGATGTCGCTGACGCCCATGCTGCAGCGACAGCTGGCTATCGTAATGCGGCAGGATAAGATCCTTAGCAAAGGGATAGCAGGAATTATTCGGCTGGTGCAAAACCATCCGGCGGGCTAG
- a CDS encoding DUF6130 family protein — translation MIRRYVLLPVLALASVAHVQATPLGNLSAADVNGPAAVAPLAQPQPPAKLIVDPPLAGPLSKGAVFIQYRAENLRIEPVFGPDALKVTPRIGHIHVVVDDAPWHWADASGEPVILVGLPAGKHKVTIILADPTHKPLDHKTIEFTVPPHAAIHHF, via the coding sequence ATGATTCGTCGATATGTACTTTTACCCGTACTCGCCCTGGCATCTGTAGCGCATGTCCAGGCCACACCGCTGGGCAACCTCAGCGCCGCCGATGTTAATGGCCCAGCCGCCGTTGCGCCGTTGGCACAGCCGCAGCCGCCCGCAAAGCTGATAGTCGATCCACCGCTTGCCGGGCCGCTAAGCAAAGGCGCGGTGTTTATTCAGTACCGGGCCGAAAACCTGCGCATTGAACCTGTATTTGGGCCCGACGCGCTGAAAGTCACACCTCGCATCGGCCACATCCACGTCGTGGTAGATGACGCGCCGTGGCACTGGGCTGACGCCAGCGGAGAGCCGGTGATTCTGGTGGGTCTGCCCGCCGGTAAGCACAAGGTGACAATTATTCTGGCCGATCCGACGCATAAGCCCCTCGATCACAAAACCATCGAATTCACCGTGCCGCCCCACGCGGCGATCCACCATTTTTAA
- a CDS encoding MFS transporter — protein sequence METPALPRRLALTAGCHQLINWGISFYMPGTFALAISADRGWSSPQIYLGLTLAMLVMAAASPFVAHLLARFGGQRVVMSGTLLIAAGCAGMAYTQTLFGWYCVWLITGIGMRLSLYDALFAALVNLYGQQARRTISRVTLAGGLASAVFWPLGDGLLHLMSWQEALRVYALFGLLSAALIRSLPRQRLTVTTKVTAPPLRNERRNGWLYAAFIALFTFVSSGTSTHLPEFIASFGLPVTIGILWGIGQTGARSLEVLAGARLTPFKLTLFTTLAMPVCFLIGLSSTRFAWCAAGFVLGFGAINGLMTIVKANLPLELFSVESYARRTGMLLIPGQLTAAASPFACAWLNKTLGIAGTMWVSTGLTLVIAGLAIAIVRRPGRQTVTHCIQRTTQTNGYKTPPQANITDT from the coding sequence ATGGAAACTCCTGCCCTGCCTCGTCGACTCGCCCTCACTGCCGGATGTCATCAACTCATCAACTGGGGGATCTCGTTTTATATGCCCGGTACCTTCGCGCTGGCGATATCAGCCGATCGGGGGTGGTCATCACCACAGATTTACCTCGGCCTGACGCTGGCAATGCTGGTGATGGCGGCGGCTTCCCCTTTCGTCGCCCACCTGCTGGCACGCTTTGGCGGCCAGAGGGTGGTGATGAGTGGCACGTTGCTGATCGCCGCAGGCTGCGCGGGTATGGCATATACCCAGACGTTATTTGGTTGGTATTGCGTCTGGCTGATCACCGGCATCGGGATGCGCCTGTCGCTGTACGATGCGCTGTTCGCCGCGCTGGTGAACCTCTACGGTCAGCAGGCGCGAAGAACAATCTCACGCGTCACGCTGGCGGGCGGGCTGGCATCCGCCGTCTTCTGGCCGCTGGGTGATGGCCTGCTCCACCTTATGAGCTGGCAAGAGGCGCTAAGGGTTTATGCCCTCTTTGGCCTGCTGAGCGCGGCGCTGATCCGCTCGCTTCCCCGGCAGCGGCTAACGGTGACGACAAAGGTCACCGCGCCACCTCTGCGCAACGAACGACGAAACGGCTGGCTTTATGCAGCCTTCATCGCCCTTTTCACCTTTGTCTCCAGCGGTACGTCTACCCATCTGCCGGAGTTTATCGCCAGCTTTGGCCTGCCGGTCACGATCGGCATTCTGTGGGGGATAGGCCAGACGGGGGCTCGCTCGCTGGAGGTGCTGGCGGGTGCCCGCTTAACGCCGTTCAAACTGACCCTTTTTACCACCCTTGCCATGCCGGTCTGCTTTCTGATTGGACTAAGCAGCACCCGGTTTGCCTGGTGTGCCGCCGGGTTTGTGCTGGGTTTTGGTGCCATCAACGGGCTAATGACGATAGTCAAAGCGAACCTGCCGCTGGAGCTGTTTAGCGTGGAGAGCTATGCCCGCCGCACCGGTATGCTGCTTATTCCTGGCCAGCTCACAGCAGCGGCTTCACCGTTTGCCTGTGCATGGTTAAACAAAACGCTGGGGATCGCCGGAACAATGTGGGTATCAACGGGACTGACGCTGGTGATTGCCGGGCTGGCGATAGCGATTGTGCGCCGTCCCGGCAGGCAAACTGTAACGCACTGTATCCAGCGCACCACGCAGACAAACGGGTACAAAACACCGCCTCAGGCAAATATCACCGATACATAA
- the ppx gene encoding exopolyphosphatase, whose protein sequence is MPINDKTPRPQEFAAVDLGSNSFHMVIAREVDGALQIIGRLKQRVHLADGLDERSMLSEEAMERGLNCLSLFAERLQGFSPSSVCIVGTHTLRQALNAPEFLKRAEKVIPYPIEIISGNEEARLIFMGVEHTQPEKGRKLVIDIGGGSTELVIGEDFEPRLVESRRMGCVSFAQMYFPGGAITRENFQRARMAAVQKLENLAWQYRIQGWNVALGASGTIKAAHEVLLAMGEKDGFITPERLTLLTEEVLKHKSFDALSLPGLSDERKAVFVPGLAILCGVFDALAIKELRLSDGALREGVLYEMEGRFRHQDIRSRTAQSLANQYNIDREQAKRVLETTVQMYEQWEEQNPKLAHPQLAALLKWAAMLHEVGLNINHSGMHRHSAYILQNSDLPGFNQEQQTMMATLVRYHRKAIKLDDLPRFTLFKKKQFLPLIQLLRLGVLLNNQRQATTTPPTLKLTTDDHHWTLSFPHDWFSQNALVLLDLEKEQQYWEAVTGWMLKIKEESADVAA, encoded by the coding sequence ATGCCGATAAATGATAAGACCCCACGCCCGCAGGAATTCGCCGCGGTCGATCTTGGCTCTAACAGTTTCCACATGGTCATCGCCCGTGAGGTGGATGGCGCGCTGCAGATCATCGGTCGTCTGAAGCAGCGCGTACACCTGGCGGATGGTCTTGATGAACGCAGCATGCTGAGCGAAGAGGCGATGGAGCGCGGCTTAAACTGCCTGTCCCTGTTTGCTGAGCGCCTGCAGGGCTTCTCGCCTTCCAGCGTTTGCATTGTGGGGACCCACACGCTGCGCCAGGCGCTGAACGCCCCGGAGTTCCTCAAGCGAGCCGAAAAAGTGATCCCCTACCCGATTGAGATCATCTCCGGTAACGAGGAAGCGCGTCTGATTTTCATGGGTGTTGAGCACACCCAGCCGGAAAAAGGGCGCAAGCTGGTTATCGACATTGGCGGGGGTTCTACGGAACTGGTGATCGGCGAAGACTTTGAGCCGCGTCTGGTGGAAAGCCGCCGTATGGGCTGCGTCAGCTTCGCGCAGATGTATTTCCCGGGCGGCGCCATCACCCGTGAAAACTTCCAGCGGGCGCGTATGGCCGCGGTCCAGAAGCTGGAAAATCTGGCCTGGCAGTACCGTATTCAGGGCTGGAACGTGGCGCTGGGCGCGTCGGGTACCATCAAGGCGGCGCATGAAGTCCTGCTGGCAATGGGTGAAAAAGACGGGTTTATCACGCCTGAACGCCTGACCCTGCTGACCGAAGAAGTGCTGAAGCATAAAAGTTTTGACGCCCTAAGCCTGCCGGGTCTTTCTGACGAACGTAAGGCGGTATTTGTACCGGGTCTGGCTATCCTCTGCGGCGTGTTTGATGCGCTTGCCATTAAGGAGCTGCGTCTCTCCGACGGTGCGCTGCGTGAAGGCGTGCTGTATGAGATGGAAGGTCGCTTCCGCCATCAGGACATTCGCAGCCGCACCGCGCAAAGCCTGGCCAACCAGTACAACATCGACCGCGAGCAGGCGAAGCGCGTGCTGGAAACAACGGTCCAGATGTACGAACAGTGGGAAGAACAGAATCCTAAGCTCGCGCACCCGCAGCTTGCCGCCCTGCTGAAATGGGCCGCGATGCTGCACGAGGTGGGGCTGAACATTAATCACAGCGGAATGCACCGCCATTCGGCCTATATTCTGCAAAACAGCGATCTGCCTGGCTTTAACCAGGAGCAGCAAACCATGATGGCGACGCTGGTGCGTTATCACCGCAAGGCCATCAAGCTCGACGATCTGCCGCGCTTCACGCTGTTCAAGAAGAAGCAGTTCCTGCCGCTCATCCAGCTGCTGCGTCTGGGCGTGCTCCTCAATAACCAGCGTCAGGCCACCACGACGCCGCCGACGCTGAAGCTGACAACCGACGATCACCACTGGACGCTGAGCTTCCCGCACGACTGGTTCAGCCAGAACGCGCTGGTCCTGCTGGATCTGGAAAAAGAGCAGCAGTACTGGGAAGCGGTCACCGGCTGGATGCTCAAAATCAAGGAAGAGAGCGCCGACGTCGCCGCATGA
- a CDS encoding EAL domain-containing protein encodes MNIFAFLKNNKNRWWALPLILPVGLLPVLSVANTFTQLGDGIAALYYLPLSFLLSLMMFFGLEALPGIVLALFIRYYPSVGLFETVAGVFHFIVPLVLSWGGYRVFAPRRNMTAYGDVRLMAQRMFWQAFCPATLFLVLFQFAVYLGIYESRQSLAGLNPFNIRTLINYQALLVSGLTGVPLSYLLIRLIRHPRYLNSLISQIRSQIDAKVTPAEFLIWAVALGGLISLLLLPMNENSSIFTTNYTLSLLMPVMLWGAMRFGYKLISLIWTPILLVSIHYFYRYIPMNQGYDIQLAITSSSYLVFSFVVIYMSMLATRQRAVNKRARRLALLDPVMHMPNLRALSRDLAKNPWSALCLVRIPELEILGRNYGVLLRIQYKQRLAQWINARLQSNEKVYHLTGCDLAIRLNAESHQQRIETLDEHIKQFRFIWDGIPLQPEVGVSYCYVRSPVNHLYLVLGELGVVADLSLSSNHPENLQQRGAVHLQRSLKDKVAVMSRLQRALDNNEFTLLVQPVRGLRGDSYHEVLLRMTDANGLLISPEQFLPVAQEFGLSSRVDLWVLDHTLRFLAAHREKLPGQRFAINLAPSTVCRVQFPLEVSRLLTHYAIEPWQLIFEVTECSTFCNAEQALHILRQLQKMGVRIAIDDFGTGYASYARLKSVDADILKIDGSFIRNIVNNSLDYQIVASICHLARMKKMLVVAEYVETEEIRSAVHALGIDYVQGYLIGKPVALESLAETEASTADA; translated from the coding sequence ATGAACATTTTCGCTTTTCTTAAAAACAATAAAAACCGCTGGTGGGCATTGCCGCTTATTTTGCCGGTGGGGTTACTGCCCGTGCTGAGCGTGGCGAATACGTTCACGCAGCTGGGCGACGGAATTGCGGCGCTCTATTATTTACCGCTCTCTTTTTTGCTTTCGCTGATGATGTTTTTTGGTCTGGAAGCTCTGCCCGGTATTGTACTGGCGCTGTTTATTCGCTATTACCCGTCGGTCGGGCTGTTCGAAACCGTCGCCGGTGTGTTCCATTTTATCGTCCCGTTAGTGCTCAGCTGGGGCGGCTATCGGGTTTTTGCGCCCAGACGAAATATGACGGCCTATGGCGACGTGCGGCTGATGGCGCAGCGTATGTTCTGGCAGGCCTTCTGCCCTGCGACGCTGTTTCTGGTGCTGTTCCAGTTTGCGGTGTATCTCGGCATATATGAGAGTCGTCAGAGCCTGGCGGGGCTGAACCCTTTTAATATTCGCACGCTGATTAACTATCAGGCCCTGCTGGTCAGCGGGCTGACGGGCGTGCCGCTAAGTTATCTGCTGATCCGCCTGATTCGCCATCCGCGTTATCTCAACAGTCTCATCTCGCAGATCCGTAGCCAGATAGACGCAAAAGTGACGCCCGCTGAGTTTCTGATTTGGGCTGTTGCGCTCGGCGGGCTGATTTCGCTGCTGCTGCTCCCGATGAATGAAAACAGTTCCATTTTCACCACCAACTATACCCTGTCGTTGCTGATGCCGGTGATGCTCTGGGGGGCGATGCGCTTTGGCTATAAGCTGATTTCGCTTATCTGGACGCCGATACTGCTGGTGTCTATCCACTATTTTTACCGCTATATCCCAATGAACCAGGGATACGACATTCAGCTGGCGATCACCTCTTCCAGTTACCTGGTCTTTTCGTTCGTGGTGATTTACATGTCGATGCTGGCGACCCGGCAGCGCGCGGTGAACAAGCGTGCCCGCAGGCTGGCGTTACTCGACCCGGTTATGCATATGCCTAACCTGCGGGCGCTGTCGCGCGATCTGGCGAAAAACCCGTGGTCGGCGCTCTGTTTAGTGCGTATTCCTGAGCTGGAGATTCTGGGGCGTAACTATGGCGTGTTGCTGCGCATTCAGTACAAACAGCGGCTGGCACAATGGATTAATGCCAGGCTCCAGTCCAACGAAAAGGTTTATCACCTCACGGGCTGTGACCTGGCGATTCGCCTTAACGCGGAATCGCACCAGCAGCGGATTGAAACTCTGGACGAACATATCAAACAGTTCCGCTTTATCTGGGATGGCATACCGTTGCAGCCGGAGGTGGGCGTGAGCTACTGCTATGTACGTTCGCCCGTCAACCACCTCTATCTGGTGCTGGGCGAGCTGGGGGTAGTGGCTGACCTGTCGCTCTCCTCTAACCACCCGGAAAACCTTCAGCAACGTGGTGCCGTCCACCTGCAGCGTAGCCTGAAGGATAAAGTCGCGGTGATGAGTCGCCTGCAGCGTGCGCTGGATAACAACGAATTCACGCTGCTGGTTCAGCCCGTGCGCGGCCTGCGGGGGGACAGCTATCACGAAGTGCTGCTGCGCATGACCGATGCAAACGGGCTGTTAATCTCGCCTGAACAATTCCTGCCCGTTGCCCAGGAGTTTGGACTCTCTTCGCGGGTGGATTTGTGGGTACTGGACCACACGCTGCGCTTCCTTGCAGCGCACCGCGAGAAACTGCCCGGCCAGCGCTTTGCCATTAATCTGGCCCCTTCAACGGTGTGTCGGGTGCAGTTCCCGCTCGAGGTGAGTCGTCTGCTGACCCACTATGCCATCGAGCCGTGGCAGCTGATCTTTGAAGTGACGGAGTGCAGCACCTTCTGCAACGCGGAACAGGCGCTACACATCCTCAGGCAGTTGCAGAAAATGGGGGTACGCATTGCGATTGATGATTTCGGTACCGGTTATGCGAGCTATGCGCGGCTGAAAAGCGTGGATGCCGACATTCTCAAGATTGACGGCAGCTTCATCCGTAATATCGTCAACAACAGTCTGGACTATCAGATTGTGGCGTCTATCTGCCATCTGGCACGCATGAAGAAGATGCTGGTGGTGGCGGAGTATGTCGAGACCGAAGAGATACGTAGCGCGGTTCACGCGCTAGGCATCGATTATGTGCAGGGTTATCTGATTGGCAAGCCGGTTGCGCTTGAGTCACTGGCGGAAACTGAGGCGTCCACCGCGGACGCCTGA
- the purM gene encoding phosphoribosylformylglycinamidine cyclo-ligase, with amino-acid sequence MTNKTSLSYKDAGVDIDAGNALVDRIKGVVKKTRRPEVMGGLGGFGALCALPQKYREPVLVSGTDGVGTKLRLAMDLKRHDTVGIDLVAMCVNDLVVQGAEPLFFLDYYATGKLDVDTAASVINGIAEGCLQSGCALVGGETAEMPGMYHGEDYDVAGFCVGVVEKSEIIDGSKVADGDVLIALASSGPHSNGYSLVRKILEVSGCDPQTTELEGKPLADHLLAPTRIYVKNVLELIENVDVHAIAHLTGGGFWENIPRVLPDNTQAVIDESSWQWPAVFNWLQTAGNVSSHEMYRTFNCGVGMVIALPASEADKAVKLLTEKGENAWKIGTIKASDSEERVVIE; translated from the coding sequence GTGACCAACAAAACTTCTCTCAGCTACAAAGATGCCGGTGTTGATATTGACGCAGGTAATGCGCTGGTTGACCGAATCAAAGGTGTGGTGAAAAAAACCCGCCGCCCGGAAGTGATGGGTGGTCTGGGTGGATTCGGCGCACTGTGCGCGCTGCCGCAAAAATATCGTGAACCTGTTCTGGTCTCGGGAACTGACGGCGTAGGCACCAAACTGCGCCTGGCGATGGATTTAAAACGTCACGACACGGTCGGTATCGATCTGGTTGCGATGTGCGTGAATGACCTGGTGGTTCAGGGTGCAGAACCCCTGTTCTTCCTCGATTACTACGCGACCGGCAAACTGGATGTGGATACCGCAGCCAGCGTCATTAACGGTATCGCCGAAGGCTGTCTGCAGTCCGGCTGCGCGCTGGTGGGCGGTGAAACCGCGGAAATGCCTGGCATGTATCACGGCGAAGATTATGACGTCGCAGGCTTCTGCGTCGGTGTAGTAGAAAAATCAGAAATTATCGACGGCAGCAAAGTGGCTGATGGTGATGTGCTGATTGCGCTGGCTTCCAGCGGCCCACACTCCAACGGCTACTCTCTGGTGCGTAAAATTCTCGAAGTCAGCGGTTGCGACCCACAAACCACTGAGCTTGAAGGTAAACCGCTGGCTGACCATCTGCTGGCCCCGACCCGCATCTACGTGAAAAACGTACTGGAGCTTATCGAGAACGTTGACGTTCACGCCATTGCCCACCTGACCGGCGGCGGCTTCTGGGAAAACATTCCGCGCGTCCTGCCGGATAACACCCAGGCGGTGATCGACGAATCCTCATGGCAGTGGCCGGCAGTCTTTAACTGGCTGCAGACCGCAGGCAACGTGAGTTCTCACGAAATGTACCGCACCTTTAACTGCGGCGTGGGCATGGTTATCGCCCTGCCAGCAAGCGAAGCCGATAAAGCGGTTAAGCTGTTGACCGAGAAAGGTGAAAACGCGTGGAAAATCGGTACGATTAAAGCCTCCGATTCCGAAGAGCGTGTGGTCATTGAATGA
- the purN gene encoding phosphoribosylglycinamide formyltransferase: MKNIVVLISGNGSNLQAIIDACKQKKINGTIRAVFSNKADAFGLERARQESIPAHALEASQFAGREAFDRELVNEIDAYAPDVVVLAGYMRILSPAFVEHFAGRLLNIHPSLLPKYPGLHTHRQVLENGDEEHGTSVHFVTDELDGGPVILQAKVPVFDGDNEDDVTERVQTQEHAIYPLVVSWFVDGRLEMRDGAAWLDGVKLPPQGYAAEE; encoded by the coding sequence ATGAAAAACATCGTGGTGCTCATTTCCGGCAACGGAAGTAATTTGCAGGCCATCATAGACGCCTGTAAACAGAAGAAAATTAACGGCACCATTCGGGCAGTATTCAGCAACAAGGCCGACGCGTTCGGCCTTGAGCGCGCGCGGCAAGAGAGCATTCCCGCGCACGCGCTGGAAGCCAGCCAGTTCGCCGGGCGTGAAGCCTTCGACCGCGAACTGGTTAACGAGATTGATGCCTATGCACCGGACGTGGTCGTACTGGCGGGCTATATGCGTATTCTGAGCCCGGCGTTTGTCGAACACTTCGCCGGGCGACTTCTGAATATCCACCCTTCCCTGCTGCCAAAATATCCCGGCCTGCACACACACCGTCAGGTGCTGGAAAATGGCGATGAGGAGCACGGTACCTCTGTGCATTTCGTCACTGACGAACTGGACGGTGGCCCGGTGATCCTGCAGGCGAAAGTCCCGGTCTTTGATGGCGACAACGAAGACGACGTGACCGAGCGCGTGCAAACTCAGGAACACGCCATCTACCCGCTGGTGGTCAGCTGGTTTGTTGACGGGCGTCTTGAAATGCGCGACGGTGCAGCCTGGCTGGACGGCGTTAAGCTTCCGCCTCAGGGTTATGCGGCCGAAGAGTAG
- the ppk1 gene encoding polyphosphate kinase 1, whose amino-acid sequence MGQEKLYIEKELSWLAFNERVLQEAADKSNPLIERMRFLGIYSNNLDEFYKVRFAELKRRIIISEEQGLNSHSRHLLGKIQSRVLKADQEFDGLYNELLLEMARNQIFLINERQLSVNQQNWLRHYFKHYLRQHITPILINRETDLVQFLKDDYTYLAVEIIRGESISYALLEIPSDKVPRFVNLPPETPRRRKPMILLDNILRYCLDDIFKGFFDYDALNAYSMKMTRDAEYDLVHEMEASLMELMSSSLKQRLTAEPVRFVYQRDMPDAMVEMLREKLTISRYDSIVPGGRYHNFKDFIGFPNVGKANLVNKPLPRLRHLWFDKFRNGFDAIRERDVLLYYPYHTFEHVLELLRQASFDPSVLAIKINIYRVAKDSRIIDAMIHAAHNGKKVTVVVELQARFDEEANIHWARRLTEAGVHVIFSAPGLKIHAKLFLISRKEGEDVVRYAHIGTGNFNEKTARIYTDYSLLTADARITNEVRRVFNFIENPYRPVSFDYLLVSPQNSRRLLYDMIDKEIANAQKGLSSGITLKLNNLVDKGLVDRLYAASSSGVPVNLLIRGMCSLIPELEGISDNIRVISIVDRYLEHDRVYIFDNAGDKQVYLSSADWMTRNIDYRIEVATPLLDPRLKQRILDIIEILFSDTVKARYIDKELSNRYVPRGNRRKVRSQLAIYDYIKSLEQPD is encoded by the coding sequence ATGGGTCAGGAAAAGTTATATATCGAGAAAGAGCTAAGCTGGTTAGCATTTAACGAACGTGTACTCCAGGAAGCGGCCGACAAAAGTAACCCGCTGATCGAACGCATGCGTTTTTTGGGCATTTATTCCAACAACCTGGATGAGTTCTACAAGGTTCGCTTTGCCGAGCTGAAAAGACGGATCATCATCAGCGAAGAACAGGGCTTAAATTCTCACTCGCGTCATCTGCTGGGTAAAATCCAGTCCCGCGTGTTGAAAGCCGATCAGGAGTTTGACGGCCTGTATAACGAACTGCTGCTGGAGATGGCACGCAATCAAATCTTCCTGATTAACGAACGTCAGCTTTCCGTTAACCAACAAAACTGGCTGCGCCACTACTTCAAACATTATCTCCGCCAGCACATTACCCCGATTCTGATTAACCGCGAAACCGACCTGGTGCAGTTCCTGAAGGATGACTACACCTATCTGGCCGTGGAAATTATTCGCGGTGAGTCCATCAGCTACGCGCTGCTGGAGATCCCGTCTGACAAGGTGCCGCGCTTTGTGAATCTGCCGCCGGAAACCCCGCGCAGACGCAAGCCAATGATCCTGCTGGATAACATCCTGCGTTACTGTCTGGACGACATCTTCAAAGGCTTCTTCGACTACGATGCGCTAAACGCCTACTCGATGAAGATGACCCGTGACGCCGAATACGACCTGGTCCACGAGATGGAAGCCAGCCTGATGGAGCTGATGTCCTCCAGCCTGAAACAGCGCCTGACGGCCGAGCCGGTCCGCTTTGTTTACCAGCGCGATATGCCGGACGCCATGGTGGAGATGCTGCGCGAGAAACTGACCATTTCGCGCTATGACTCCATCGTACCCGGTGGCCGTTACCACAACTTTAAAGACTTTATTGGCTTCCCGAACGTTGGCAAAGCCAACCTGGTGAACAAGCCGCTGCCGCGCCTGCGCCATCTCTGGTTTGATAAATTCCGCAACGGGTTTGACGCCATTCGCGAACGTGACGTCCTGCTCTACTATCCGTACCACACGTTTGAACACGTGCTTGAACTGCTGCGTCAGGCCTCTTTCGACCCGAGCGTGCTGGCGATCAAAATCAACATCTACCGCGTGGCAAAAGATTCCCGCATCATCGACGCGATGATCCATGCGGCGCACAACGGCAAAAAAGTGACCGTGGTCGTGGAGCTGCAGGCACGTTTCGATGAAGAAGCCAACATTCACTGGGCGCGCCGTCTGACGGAAGCGGGTGTGCACGTCATCTTCTCCGCACCAGGGCTGAAAATTCACGCCAAGCTGTTCCTGATCTCCCGTAAAGAGGGCGAAGACGTGGTGCGTTATGCCCACATCGGAACCGGGAACTTCAACGAAAAAACGGCGCGGATTTACACCGACTACTCGCTGCTCACCGCCGACGCCCGCATCACTAACGAAGTGCGCCGTGTATTTAACTTTATTGAGAACCCGTACCGCCCGGTGAGCTTTGACTATCTGCTGGTCTCGCCGCAGAACTCGCGCCGCCTGCTGTACGATATGATCGATAAAGAGATCGCCAATGCCCAGAAAGGTTTGTCATCTGGCATCACGCTGAAGCTTAACAACCTGGTCGATAAAGGTCTGGTGGACCGTCTGTATGCGGCGTCCAGCTCCGGCGTGCCGGTTAACCTGCTGATCCGCGGCATGTGCTCGCTGATCCCGGAACTGGAAGGCATCAGCGACAATATTCGCGTTATCAGCATTGTTGATCGCTACCTGGAACACGATCGGGTCTATATTTTCGATAATGCGGGTGATAAACAGGTCTATCTCTCTTCGGCAGACTGGATGACGCGCAATATTGACTATCGAATTGAAGTCGCGACCCCGCTGCTGGATCCGCGTCTGAAACAGCGTATCCTCGACATTATCGAGATCCTGTTCAGCGATACGGTGAAAGCGCGCTATATCGACAAAGAACTCAGTAACCGCTATGTACCGCGCGGCAATCGTCGTAAAGTGCGGTCGCAACTGGCGATTTACGACTATATCAAATCACTCGAGCAACCCGATTAA
- a CDS encoding YfgG family protein, which yields MSQATRMRKRHRFNTRMTRIILLISFLFFFGRFVYSSIGAWYHHQDKIQSQQSSLNVDAADR from the coding sequence GTGAGTCAGGCCACGCGTATGCGCAAACGACACCGTTTTAACACCCGAATGACCCGCATCATACTGCTCATCAGCTTTCTGTTTTTCTTTGGCCGCTTCGTTTACTCTTCCATTGGCGCCTGGTATCACCATCAGGACAAGATCCAGTCGCAGCAGTCCAGCCTGAACGTCGACGCCGCTGACCGCTAG